Proteins from one Sphingopyxis terrae subsp. terrae NBRC 15098 genomic window:
- a CDS encoding cell wall hydrolase, which translates to MKPELNLDAPGYADARAAWRGAPRAAAAAAGPGRNFWIGLLAAVLVASVALALSSGQFRPRGFGPYSVSVPLTFKPYDPTRWAVMNSDSYADALKIDPTLPDPSSVGYADATALPPADPAQLRDEAFVGPAAKSYVFRGVTALDRERAHYCLTSALYYEAASESDDGMRGVAQTILNRVRHPSFPGTVCGVVFQGSERAGVCQFTFSCDGAMARAPSRDNWLRASRIASAALNGAVFPGVGLATHYHTTAIWPRWGKSLVMTNIVGAHIFHRWRGRWGMPDAFRAPYLGREPVPGPYLPVAQQLAILKKGPIPGAPLLPAAAVDPLPAGGPAPLPGTLSAPAQTAAPSPSAPAAPTPPAYSDPRLNQSGQIREEYQKSGEWIR; encoded by the coding sequence ATGAAACCCGAACTCAACCTCGACGCCCCTGGCTATGCCGATGCCCGCGCCGCCTGGCGCGGTGCGCCGCGCGCGGCCGCTGCGGCGGCGGGTCCGGGGCGCAACTTCTGGATCGGCCTGCTCGCCGCGGTGCTTGTCGCCAGCGTAGCGCTCGCGCTGTCGAGCGGGCAGTTCCGCCCGCGCGGCTTCGGCCCCTACAGCGTGTCAGTGCCGCTGACCTTCAAACCCTATGACCCGACGCGCTGGGCGGTGATGAATTCGGACAGCTATGCCGACGCACTCAAGATCGACCCGACGCTGCCCGATCCCAGCAGCGTCGGCTATGCGGATGCGACCGCACTGCCGCCCGCCGATCCGGCGCAGCTTCGCGACGAAGCCTTCGTCGGCCCAGCGGCTAAGTCCTATGTCTTTCGCGGCGTCACCGCGCTCGACCGCGAACGCGCGCATTATTGCCTTACCTCCGCCCTCTATTACGAGGCGGCCTCCGAAAGCGATGACGGGATGCGCGGCGTGGCGCAGACGATACTCAATCGCGTGCGCCACCCGAGCTTTCCGGGCACGGTGTGCGGCGTCGTCTTTCAGGGTTCCGAACGCGCCGGCGTGTGCCAGTTCACCTTCTCGTGCGACGGCGCGATGGCGCGCGCGCCGAGCCGCGACAACTGGCTGCGTGCGAGCCGCATTGCATCGGCGGCTCTGAACGGCGCCGTGTTTCCCGGCGTCGGGCTCGCCACCCATTATCACACCACCGCAATCTGGCCGCGCTGGGGCAAGAGCCTGGTGATGACCAACATCGTCGGCGCCCATATCTTCCACCGCTGGCGCGGCCGCTGGGGCATGCCCGACGCGTTCCGCGCGCCCTATCTGGGCCGCGAGCCGGTGCCTGGCCCCTATCTTCCGGTCGCGCAGCAGCTTGCGATCCTGAAGAAGGGGCCGATCCCGGGCGCCCCCCTGTTGCCCGCCGCCGCGGTCGATCCCTTGCCCGCGGGCGGCCCCGCACCGCTGCCCGGCACGCTGAGCGCGCCCGCACAGACCGCGGCACCGTCCCCTTCGGCGCCCGCGGCGCCCACGCCGCCGGCCTACAGCGATCCGCGGCTCAACCAGTCGGGTCAGATCCGCGAGGAATATCAGAAGAGCGGCGAGTGGATTCGCTAG
- a CDS encoding VOC family protein: MGHVKGIGGLFFRARDPAALSDWYRDRLGVGGGCSADDSAPANQWVWTVTGGPLVFSPFKADTDYFPADRQFMINLRVDDLDAVLAPFRAAGEEVITKKEWDDPSVGRFARVHDPEGNPIELWEPAQAG; encoded by the coding sequence ATGGGGCATGTCAAAGGCATCGGCGGCCTGTTCTTCCGCGCGCGCGATCCTGCCGCGCTCAGCGACTGGTATCGCGACCGTCTCGGCGTCGGCGGCGGATGCAGCGCCGACGACAGCGCGCCGGCCAATCAATGGGTGTGGACGGTGACCGGCGGACCGCTGGTCTTTTCGCCTTTCAAGGCCGACACCGACTATTTCCCGGCCGACCGCCAGTTCATGATCAACCTGCGCGTCGACGATCTCGACGCGGTGCTCGCGCCGTTCCGCGCCGCCGGCGAGGAGGTGATCACCAAGAAGGAGTGGGACGATCCGTCAGTCGGCCGCTTCGCGCGCGTCCACGACCCCGAAGGCAATCCGATCGAATTGTGGGAGCCGGCGCAAGCGGGCTAG
- a CDS encoding ATP-binding protein translates to MDMHGGGFGTGDATAAQHVRLAGGGTAAPIAAVQAHHRDDLLIGEVIDIAGSASRILLDASALQGLSTSNDPSVAMAGQVGAQVKVRVGNVWLLASVRDQQLYERGEGLIVAAIDFLGEGEEEKLTGRIHNFRRGVTRYPIPGSQVYAATSADLKQIYAADERAHVEIGTVYPTRDIRGSLYVDAMLGKHFALLGSTGTGKSTSAALILHKICELAPQGHIVMIDPHGEYSAAFKGTGALFDVDNLAMPYWLMNFEEHCEVFVTSEGRDRQGDCDVLAKCLLQARLKNRLAEGMTKITVDSPIPYLLSDLLNILQNEMGKLDKATSSAPFMRIKGKIEEMRADPRYNFMFSGMLVADTMANFLGKIFRLPSDGRPISIIDVSGVPSDITGVVVAVLSRLTFDYAIWSRGEPQRPILLVCEEAHRYIPSKDSGQGQAVRKILERIAKEGRKYGVSLGLITQRPSDLAEGVLSQCGTIISMRLNNERDQHFVKAAMPEGARGFIDSIPALRNRECIICGEGVSIPIRVHLDTLEEDKRPASSDPLFSQLWRETGGEPEILERVVKRWRSQGR, encoded by the coding sequence ATGGATATGCATGGGGGCGGTTTTGGTACCGGCGACGCGACGGCTGCGCAGCATGTCAGGCTGGCGGGCGGCGGAACGGCGGCGCCGATTGCGGCGGTGCAGGCGCACCACCGCGACGACCTTCTAATCGGCGAAGTGATCGACATTGCCGGCTCGGCCTCGCGCATCCTGCTCGATGCTTCGGCGTTGCAGGGCTTGTCGACATCCAACGACCCTTCGGTCGCGATGGCGGGCCAGGTGGGCGCGCAGGTCAAGGTCCGCGTCGGCAATGTCTGGCTGCTCGCCAGCGTGCGCGACCAGCAGCTCTACGAGCGCGGCGAGGGGCTGATCGTTGCGGCGATCGATTTCCTTGGCGAAGGCGAAGAAGAAAAGCTGACCGGCCGCATCCACAATTTCCGCCGCGGCGTGACGCGCTATCCGATTCCGGGTAGCCAAGTCTATGCCGCGACCAGCGCCGACCTCAAGCAGATCTACGCCGCCGACGAGCGGGCGCATGTCGAGATCGGGACCGTCTATCCGACGCGCGACATTCGTGGTTCGCTGTATGTCGACGCGATGCTCGGCAAGCATTTCGCGCTGCTTGGATCGACGGGTACGGGTAAGTCGACGAGCGCCGCGCTGATCCTGCACAAGATCTGCGAGCTGGCGCCGCAAGGCCATATCGTGATGATCGACCCCCACGGCGAATATTCGGCGGCGTTCAAGGGCACCGGCGCGTTGTTCGACGTCGATAACCTCGCGATGCCCTATTGGCTGATGAACTTCGAGGAACATTGCGAGGTTTTCGTCACCAGCGAGGGGCGCGACCGCCAGGGCGATTGCGACGTGCTCGCCAAATGTCTGCTCCAGGCGCGGCTCAAGAACCGTCTGGCCGAGGGCATGACCAAGATCACGGTCGATTCGCCGATCCCCTATCTGCTGTCGGATCTGCTCAACATCCTGCAGAACGAGATGGGCAAGCTCGACAAGGCCACTTCGTCGGCGCCCTTCATGCGCATCAAGGGCAAGATCGAGGAAATGCGCGCCGACCCGCGCTATAATTTCATGTTCTCCGGCATGCTCGTCGCCGACACGATGGCAAACTTCCTCGGCAAGATCTTCCGCCTGCCGTCGGACGGCCGGCCGATCTCGATTATCGACGTGTCGGGGGTGCCGTCGGACATCACGGGTGTCGTCGTCGCGGTGCTGTCGCGCCTGACCTTCGACTATGCGATCTGGTCGCGCGGCGAGCCACAGCGCCCGATCCTGCTCGTCTGCGAAGAAGCCCACCGCTACATCCCGTCGAAGGATAGCGGGCAGGGGCAGGCGGTGCGCAAGATCCTCGAACGCATCGCCAAGGAAGGCCGTAAATACGGCGTGTCGCTGGGGCTCATCACCCAGCGCCCGTCCGACCTTGCCGAAGGCGTGCTGTCGCAGTGCGGCACGATCATCTCGATGCGCCTCAACAACGAACGCGACCAGCATTTCGTCAAGGCGGCGATGCCAGAGGGCGCGCGCGGCTTCATCGATTCGATCCCGGCGCTGCGCAACCGCGAATGCATCATCTGCGGCGAGGGCGTGTCGATCCCGATTCGCGTTCACCTCGACACGCTTGAGGAAGACAAGCGCCCCGCGTCGAGCGATCCGCTCTTCTCGCAGCTTTGGCGCGAAACCGGCGGCGAGCCCGAAATATTGGAGCGCGTCGTCAAGCGCTGGCGCAGCCAGGGCAGGTAA
- a CDS encoding TIGR02186 family protein → MTRIGASIAALLLLLLPAAAQAVDPRLVPDVSSRSIEIQYSFTGEELLLFGAILYPGQRLPDDRADIVVVLKGPVRPVVLREKQRIAGMWVNASSIRLRTSPGFYAIGSSRPVDKLVDERTAAIFELGLKNLSMSPTGFSEAKKLERFEAGLVDLYRRMGLFYENPSSVEITEGVLYRARIPVPARVPVGTYRAETYLISKGRVLAVASRDVQIRKAGFERFVALAAQRHGFLYGLAAVALSLLLGYAASALFRRR, encoded by the coding sequence GTGACGCGGATCGGCGCCTCGATCGCAGCGCTGCTGCTGTTGCTGCTGCCCGCCGCGGCGCAGGCGGTCGATCCGCGCCTGGTGCCCGACGTGTCGAGCCGCTCGATCGAAATCCAGTACAGCTTCACCGGCGAGGAATTGCTGCTGTTCGGCGCCATTCTCTATCCCGGTCAGCGCCTGCCCGACGACCGCGCCGATATCGTCGTCGTTCTGAAGGGCCCGGTGCGGCCGGTGGTGCTGCGCGAAAAGCAGCGCATCGCGGGCATGTGGGTCAACGCCAGCAGCATCCGGCTGCGCACCTCACCCGGTTTCTACGCGATCGGGTCGTCGCGCCCGGTCGACAAGCTGGTCGACGAACGCACCGCGGCGATCTTCGAGCTTGGCCTTAAAAATCTGTCGATGTCGCCGACAGGCTTTTCGGAGGCGAAGAAACTCGAGCGATTCGAGGCGGGGCTGGTCGATCTTTATCGCCGCATGGGGCTCTTCTACGAAAACCCTTCGTCGGTCGAGATTACCGAAGGCGTGTTGTATCGGGCGCGAATCCCCGTGCCGGCGCGCGTTCCCGTGGGCACCTACCGCGCCGAAACCTATCTGATCAGCAAGGGACGCGTGCTGGCGGTCGCCTCGCGCGACGTCCAGATCCGCAAGGCGGGCTTCGAACGCTTCGTCGCGCTCGCGGCGCAGCGGCACGGGTTCCTGTACGGCCTTGCCGCGGTCGCGCTGTCGCTGCTGCTCGGCTATGCCGCATCGGCGCTTTTCCGCCGCCGCTGA
- a CDS encoding sulfite exporter TauE/SafE family protein, whose translation MDLYLPVANLSVNALVIVLLGGGVGFLSGMFGVGGGFLTTPLLIFYGIPPTVAAASAATQVTGASVSGALAHFERGGVDLRMGAVLIAGGLLGSLIGAGLFELLTAWGQIDTTINILYVVLLGSVGGLMAREAWGALRALQAGLPAPARKRRHHPMVANLPMRWRFYRSGLYISPLAPLILGALVGILTMLLGVGGGFIMVPAMIFLLGMGAQVVVGTSLFQILFVTIATTMVHAMTTGAVDIVLAGLLLLGSVTGAQIGARFAQKVRPEYLRMALAIIVLLVALRMAVGLFIRPDEIYTVQ comes from the coding sequence ATGGATCTTTACCTTCCTGTCGCCAATCTGTCGGTCAACGCGCTGGTCATCGTGCTGTTGGGCGGCGGGGTCGGCTTTCTGTCGGGCATGTTCGGCGTCGGCGGCGGCTTTCTGACGACGCCGCTGCTGATCTTCTATGGGATCCCGCCCACGGTCGCTGCGGCTTCGGCCGCGACGCAGGTGACGGGGGCCAGCGTCTCGGGCGCACTCGCCCATTTCGAGCGCGGCGGAGTCGATTTGCGGATGGGCGCGGTGCTGATCGCCGGGGGGCTGCTCGGATCGCTGATCGGCGCCGGATTGTTCGAACTGCTCACCGCATGGGGGCAGATCGATACGACGATCAACATCCTCTATGTTGTGCTGCTGGGATCGGTCGGCGGGTTGATGGCGCGCGAAGCATGGGGCGCGCTGCGCGCGCTGCAGGCCGGGCTTCCGGCGCCGGCGCGCAAGCGCCGCCACCATCCGATGGTCGCGAACCTGCCGATGCGCTGGCGCTTCTATCGCTCGGGCCTCTATATTTCGCCACTCGCGCCGCTAATCCTCGGGGCGCTCGTCGGCATATTGACGATGCTGCTCGGCGTCGGCGGCGGTTTCATCATGGTCCCGGCGATGATCTTCCTGCTCGGCATGGGAGCGCAGGTGGTCGTCGGCACCTCGCTGTTCCAGATCCTGTTTGTCACCATCGCGACGACGATGGTCCATGCGATGACGACGGGCGCGGTCGATATCGTCCTTGCCGGCCTGCTGCTGCTCGGCAGCGTGACGGGCGCACAGATCGGTGCGCGTTTCGCGCAAAAGGTCCGCCCCGAATATCTGCGCATGGCGCTGGCGATCATCGTGCTGCTCGTCGCACTGCGCATGGCGGTCGGCCTCTTCATCCGTCCCGACGAAATCTACACCGTCCAGTGA
- the nhaA gene encoding Na+/H+ antiporter NhaA — protein sequence MTRSSSPRSALRDFLESESAGGMLLIFAAALAMIIANSALGADYHHAIHAVTGPTLTDKLGPMTVHLWVNDGLMAIFFLLVGLEIKREFVDGRLASWDRRRLPMIAAAAGMAVPAVIYILLAGGTAGLAQGWAIPAATDIAFAIGVLALLGKRAPTSLKLFLVTVAIVDDMGAVAIIALFYTAEINMLALGAAALLLGVMFAVNRAGVKHLAVYLLLFALLWYAMLLSGIHATIAGVLAAMAIPFERTPGAPDSETSPLHRLEHGLHPWVAFAIVPLFGFANAGVDVRGLGVDQIFAPLPLGIAAGLFFGKQVGIFGSVWLAVKLGIAGKLRGATWLQIYGVSVLCGIGFTMSLFIGGLAFPGNALLIEEAKIGILMGSLVAALTGFAVLRFAPLHPDHSGIETSSDAEIARDGDVSDTSEVRPATAG from the coding sequence GTGACCCGCAGTTCGTCGCCACGCTCGGCTCTCCGCGACTTTCTTGAAAGCGAGAGCGCCGGCGGGATGTTGCTGATTTTCGCGGCCGCTTTGGCAATGATTATCGCCAATTCAGCGCTGGGCGCCGATTATCACCACGCAATCCATGCGGTGACGGGGCCGACGCTGACCGACAAGCTGGGTCCGATGACCGTTCACCTGTGGGTGAACGATGGGCTGATGGCGATCTTCTTCCTGCTCGTCGGGCTCGAGATCAAGCGCGAGTTCGTTGACGGACGCCTTGCGAGCTGGGACCGGCGGCGGCTGCCGATGATCGCCGCTGCAGCGGGCATGGCGGTTCCTGCGGTCATCTACATACTGCTTGCGGGGGGCACGGCGGGCCTTGCGCAAGGCTGGGCGATTCCCGCTGCGACCGACATCGCCTTTGCGATCGGCGTGCTCGCGCTGCTCGGCAAGCGCGCGCCGACGTCGCTCAAGCTGTTTCTGGTGACCGTCGCGATCGTCGATGACATGGGTGCGGTCGCGATCATCGCGCTTTTCTATACGGCCGAAATCAACATGCTGGCGCTCGGCGCTGCGGCGCTGCTGCTCGGCGTGATGTTCGCGGTCAACCGCGCCGGAGTGAAGCATCTCGCTGTCTATCTGCTGCTCTTTGCGCTGCTCTGGTACGCAATGCTGCTCTCGGGCATTCATGCGACGATCGCCGGCGTCCTCGCGGCGATGGCGATCCCCTTCGAACGCACGCCGGGTGCGCCCGACAGCGAAACCTCGCCGCTTCACCGCCTCGAACATGGTCTGCACCCGTGGGTCGCTTTTGCGATCGTGCCGCTGTTCGGCTTCGCCAATGCCGGTGTCGACGTGCGCGGACTGGGGGTCGACCAGATTTTCGCCCCGCTGCCGCTCGGCATCGCGGCCGGGCTGTTCTTCGGCAAGCAGGTCGGCATTTTCGGCAGCGTCTGGCTGGCCGTAAAGCTGGGGATCGCGGGCAAGCTGCGCGGTGCGACCTGGCTGCAGATCTATGGCGTGTCGGTGCTGTGCGGGATCGGCTTCACGATGAGCCTGTTCATCGGCGGCCTTGCTTTCCCGGGCAACGCGCTGCTGATCGAGGAGGCCAAGATCGGTATCCTGATGGGATCGCTCGTCGCCGCGCTGACCGGTTTTGCCGTGCTGCGCTTCGCCCCGCTCCATCCCGACCATTCGGGGATCGAGACGAGTTCGGACGCGGAAATCGCCCGCGACGGCGATGTCAGCGACACCTCCGAAGTGCGGCCCGCGACGGCTGGCTGA
- a CDS encoding tryptophan 2,3-dioxygenase family protein codes for MHLDKQDIHQRIEAPVMKDYGVYLAVDRLLDCQKPLAELCTPDELQFQIVHQVEELWMKLMAFTLAEIDGHMAAGETMRVLSLFDRVNRIMRLMTDQLALLETMSPFDYQAIRLQLGNGSGQESPGFQLLLTLPQPLWARYKSAYLDPAGRSVADVYDTGYRHDEAYMVAEALIEFDELFQIFRAHHIYLIHRSIGMGSKSLKGRPVELLNAGARHRFFPELWDIRAAMTDRWGAEYGVKRDSISGNAPAGHGSGL; via the coding sequence ATGCACCTCGACAAACAGGATATTCACCAGCGCATCGAAGCGCCTGTCATGAAGGATTATGGCGTCTATCTGGCGGTCGACCGTCTGCTCGATTGCCAGAAGCCGCTCGCCGAGCTTTGCACCCCCGACGAATTGCAGTTCCAGATCGTCCATCAGGTCGAGGAATTGTGGATGAAGCTGATGGCCTTCACCCTCGCCGAAATCGACGGTCATATGGCGGCGGGCGAGACGATGCGCGTCCTGTCGCTCTTCGACCGCGTCAACCGGATCATGCGGCTGATGACCGATCAGCTGGCGCTCTTGGAGACGATGAGTCCGTTCGACTATCAGGCGATCCGGCTTCAGCTCGGCAACGGGTCGGGGCAGGAAAGCCCCGGCTTCCAGCTGCTGCTCACCCTGCCGCAGCCGCTGTGGGCGCGCTACAAATCGGCCTATCTCGATCCTGCCGGGCGCAGCGTCGCCGACGTCTATGACACCGGCTACCGGCACGACGAGGCCTATATGGTTGCCGAGGCGCTAATCGAATTCGACGAGCTGTTCCAGATCTTTCGCGCCCATCACATCTATCTCATCCACCGGTCGATCGGCATGGGATCGAAGTCGCTCAAAGGGCGTCCGGTCGAACTGCTCAATGCCGGCGCACGGCATCGCTTCTTCCCCGAACTGTGGGACATTCGCGCCGCGATGACCGACCGCTGGGGCGCCGAATATGGCGTCAAGCGCGACAGCATCAGCGGCAATGCGCCGGCCGGGCACGGCAGCGGCCTGTGA
- a CDS encoding aminotransferase class V-fold PLP-dependent enzyme yields MSGALLPAAVAGRFFLPPGAVYLKSHSVGCQPRSAEALLRDRMLTPWRETGEAWPHWLEAIDGWRAALAKLIGVEARDLCPATNVSAALSRYLSALGTATTRRTILLAPSAFPTIGYVASGLAAAGWTTRYLPAAADVRDPAQWASALDDDVALVVAMHVSSNSGALTDIAAVAAAAHAAGARCIADCAQSVGVVPVAPALWGVDAVIGTSVKWLCGGPGAAWLWVAPHDRTALDPMERGWWSHDNPFEMDIESFRYAPDARRWWGGTPDVAPFVLSTAGIEAIAAIGVERVRAHNRALQTILRAALEPSTPQWCWPKGDIGGTLCIDTGTDQPRVAAALTANAISADFRGTTVRLSFHAYNGADDAEAAVRALV; encoded by the coding sequence GTGAGCGGCGCACTGCTGCCGGCCGCGGTGGCCGGGCGCTTTTTCCTGCCGCCCGGCGCGGTCTATCTCAAAAGCCACAGCGTCGGTTGCCAGCCGCGCAGCGCCGAGGCGCTGCTGCGCGACCGGATGCTGACGCCGTGGCGCGAGACGGGCGAAGCCTGGCCGCACTGGCTGGAGGCGATCGACGGCTGGCGCGCCGCGCTGGCGAAGCTGATCGGCGTCGAAGCGCGCGATCTGTGCCCCGCCACCAATGTCAGCGCAGCGCTGTCTCGCTACCTTTCGGCGCTGGGCACCGCGACGACGCGGCGCACCATCCTGCTCGCGCCGAGCGCCTTTCCGACGATCGGCTATGTCGCAAGCGGGCTCGCCGCCGCGGGGTGGACGACGCGCTATCTGCCTGCCGCCGCCGATGTGCGCGATCCGGCGCAGTGGGCGTCGGCGCTGGACGACGATGTCGCGCTGGTCGTTGCCATGCACGTCAGCTCGAACAGCGGCGCGCTGACCGACATCGCCGCCGTCGCCGCGGCCGCGCACGCCGCGGGCGCACGCTGCATCGCCGATTGCGCGCAATCGGTCGGCGTTGTTCCCGTCGCGCCCGCCCTATGGGGCGTCGATGCGGTGATCGGCACCAGCGTCAAATGGCTGTGCGGCGGACCGGGCGCCGCGTGGCTGTGGGTCGCGCCGCACGACCGCACCGCGCTCGATCCGATGGAGCGCGGCTGGTGGAGCCACGACAATCCGTTCGAGATGGATATCGAAAGCTTCCGCTATGCCCCCGACGCGCGCCGCTGGTGGGGAGGCACCCCCGATGTCGCCCCCTTCGTCCTGTCGACCGCGGGCATCGAAGCCATCGCCGCGATCGGCGTCGAGCGGGTCCGCGCGCATAATCGCGCGCTCCAGACGATCCTCCGCGCCGCGCTTGAACCCTCGACCCCGCAGTGGTGCTGGCCCAAAGGCGACATCGGCGGGACGCTGTGCATCGACACCGGCACCGACCAGCCGCGCGTCGCCGCGGCGCTCACCGCGAATGCAATCAGCGCCGACTTCCGCGGCACCACCGTCCGGCTGTCGTTTCACGCTTATAATGGTGCCGACGACGCCGAAGCGGCCGTTCGCGCGCTCGTCTGA
- a CDS encoding amidase → MGFAEYESYDALGLADLVAKGAVSPLELVDSAIERIEALNPRLNAVIFTDYDGARARAKAPLPDGPFRGVPFLLKDILGDLAGWPTRNGSRISPPVPMPFTATLVQRFLAGGLIPIGKTNVPEFGVVATTESKLYGPACNPWNPAHSTGGSSGGSGAAVASGMVPVAHANDGGGSIRIPASCNGLVGLKPTRGRNPLGPLLGDVMGGLAAEHIVSRSVRDTAAMLDVTAGAEPGDPYAAPPAPPSWRRAAEAPCPKLRIAFARAAPGGRALDPQAVAAAEHAAKLCEGLGHHVEEASPPVDNDAMVPAFMAIWSSGAAMQIDGIAMMTGQTPGPDNLEGLTRGLYAMGKAISAPQLWGAIFQLQQMARAVAAWHADHDVWLTPTLGAPPPRNGSFPLDSEDVAAGFGAMTDYVPFTAIQNATGQPAINVPLWWTPEGLPMGTQFVGRFGEEALLLQLAAQLEEAQPWFGRRPAL, encoded by the coding sequence GTGGGATTTGCCGAATATGAAAGCTATGACGCGCTCGGCCTTGCCGACCTCGTCGCAAAGGGCGCGGTATCGCCGCTCGAGCTGGTCGATAGCGCGATCGAACGGATCGAGGCGCTCAACCCCCGCCTGAACGCGGTGATCTTCACCGATTATGATGGCGCCCGGGCGCGCGCGAAGGCACCGCTTCCCGACGGGCCGTTCCGGGGCGTTCCCTTCCTGCTCAAGGACATATTGGGCGATCTCGCCGGGTGGCCGACGCGCAACGGATCGCGCATCTCGCCGCCCGTTCCGATGCCCTTTACCGCGACGTTGGTGCAGCGCTTCCTCGCGGGCGGACTGATCCCGATCGGCAAGACCAATGTGCCCGAATTCGGCGTCGTCGCGACGACCGAGAGCAAGCTGTACGGGCCCGCCTGCAACCCCTGGAACCCGGCGCATTCAACCGGCGGCTCGTCGGGCGGATCGGGCGCGGCGGTGGCGAGCGGCATGGTGCCCGTCGCGCACGCCAACGACGGCGGCGGATCGATCCGCATCCCTGCAAGCTGCAACGGCCTGGTCGGGCTGAAGCCGACGCGCGGGCGCAACCCCTTGGGGCCGCTGCTCGGCGACGTCATGGGCGGCCTCGCCGCCGAACATATCGTCAGCCGCAGCGTGCGCGACACCGCGGCGATGCTCGATGTTACCGCGGGCGCCGAGCCCGGCGATCCCTATGCGGCGCCGCCCGCTCCGCCGAGCTGGCGCCGGGCCGCCGAGGCGCCATGCCCCAAACTGCGCATTGCGTTTGCGCGCGCTGCGCCGGGTGGGCGGGCGCTCGATCCCCAGGCGGTCGCCGCGGCCGAACATGCGGCAAAATTGTGCGAGGGCCTGGGTCATCATGTCGAGGAAGCATCGCCCCCGGTCGACAATGATGCGATGGTCCCGGCCTTCATGGCGATCTGGTCGAGCGGCGCGGCGATGCAGATCGACGGCATCGCGATGATGACCGGGCAGACCCCCGGTCCCGACAATCTGGAGGGACTGACGCGCGGCCTTTACGCGATGGGCAAGGCAATCAGCGCGCCGCAACTGTGGGGCGCGATCTTCCAGCTGCAGCAGATGGCGCGCGCGGTCGCGGCGTGGCACGCCGACCATGACGTCTGGCTGACCCCGACGCTCGGGGCCCCGCCGCCGCGCAACGGCAGTTTTCCGCTCGACAGCGAAGACGTAGCCGCCGGTTTTGGCGCGATGACCGACTATGTACCCTTCACCGCGATCCAGAATGCGACGGGGCAGCCCGCGATCAACGTCCCCCTGTGGTGGACGCCCGAGGGACTGCCGATGGGAACGCAGTTCGTCGGTCGTTTCGGCGAAGAGGCGCTGCTGCTCCAGCTCGCGGCGCAGCTCGAAGAGGCACAGCCCTGGTTCGGCCGGCGACCGGCGCTCTAG
- a CDS encoding zinc-dependent alcohol dehydrogenase family protein encodes MRAVRLRAPASLDNLTLTDLADPGQPGPGEIRVRLAASSLNFHDYAVVAGMIPAADGRIPMSDGAGVVEAVGEGVTQFAVGDPVVSIFFPDWIDGAPPTSAFTRVPGDGIDGYAREVVVTPDHWFTRVPAGYSAAEAATLTCAGLTAWRALFVDDAIRPGSTVLVQGSGGVSIFALQFAKAAGARVIATSSSDDKLARLKDLGADELINYKAVPAWGAKAMELTGGRGVDCVVEIGGAGTLDQSMIATRVGGHVALIGVLAGFAGPVQTALLMAKNLRVQGLTVGSRQQQLDMIAGIEANAIRPVISDHFPLEGLADAFRHQAANKHFGKIVVDI; translated from the coding sequence ATGCGGGCCGTCCGGCTTCGCGCTCCCGCTTCGCTCGACAATCTGACGCTCACCGATCTCGCCGATCCCGGGCAACCGGGGCCGGGGGAGATCCGGGTGCGGCTGGCGGCGTCGTCGCTCAACTTCCACGACTATGCGGTGGTGGCGGGCATGATCCCCGCTGCCGACGGGCGTATCCCGATGTCCGACGGTGCCGGCGTGGTGGAAGCGGTGGGCGAGGGGGTGACGCAGTTCGCGGTGGGCGATCCGGTCGTCTCGATCTTCTTTCCCGACTGGATCGACGGCGCGCCGCCGACGAGTGCTTTCACGCGGGTGCCGGGCGACGGCATCGACGGCTATGCGCGCGAGGTCGTCGTGACGCCCGATCATTGGTTCACGCGCGTCCCGGCGGGCTATTCGGCAGCGGAGGCCGCTACGCTGACCTGCGCCGGGCTGACCGCCTGGCGCGCACTGTTCGTTGATGACGCGATCCGGCCGGGTTCGACCGTGCTGGTGCAGGGATCGGGCGGGGTGTCGATCTTTGCGTTGCAGTTCGCCAAGGCCGCAGGCGCGCGGGTGATCGCGACCAGCTCGTCCGACGACAAGCTCGCAAGGCTCAAGGATCTCGGTGCCGACGAGCTGATCAATTACAAGGCGGTTCCCGCCTGGGGCGCAAAAGCGATGGAACTGACCGGCGGGCGCGGGGTCGATTGCGTCGTCGAGATCGGGGGTGCCGGTACGCTCGACCAGTCGATGATCGCGACGCGCGTCGGCGGCCATGTCGCGCTGATCGGCGTGCTCGCTGGCTTTGCCGGGCCGGTGCAGACCGCGCTGCTGATGGCGAAAAATCTGCGCGTTCAGGGATTGACCGTGGGGAGCCGCCAGCAGCAGCTCGACATGATCGCCGGGATCGAGGCGAATGCGATCCGGCCGGTGATCAGCGATCATTTCCCCCTCGAAGGCCTTGCCGATGCGTTCCGCCATCAGGCGGCGAACAAGCATTTCGGCAAGATCGTCGTCGACATCTGA